The Nostoc sp. NIES-3756 DNA window TCAAGTCCCTCCACCCCCATAAATTAATTCAGAATTTGTATATAGTGAGTTGTGACTGTACCCATAACTTTGCCGCAATGGCAAGTTTATGGGTACAGTCACTCAATTTTGGATTTGAGATTTTAGATTAACCTATTCTTTAATCTAAAATCTCAAATTGTTCAGTCATAAAATCGTATTGCCAAGTTACCCCTGTGAAGCTCAGGGGTTTTTGACTATTACCGAGATAATAGCAGACACAGCAAAGGGTAGTGAGATCGCGCTATAAAAAGAATAATGAAGAGTAAAAAGCGACGAAATACCCTGCGCCAATCACTGGCTGTTTTTCGCTATAGCGGCAGAGCGATAAACTTGGTGTGGACTACCAGCCGCAGTATGACTATAATTCTGGCTACTCTAACTCTAGTAGCTGGGCTGTTACCTGCGGCGATCGCCTATATCGGAAAGTTAATTGTGGATGCAGTAGTTACGTCATCCCAAGTTAACTCAGGTGGTAATGGTGTTGTCAATATTTACCAACCATTATTTTATGTCGGTTTGGAAGCGATCGCCGTAGCTTTACTAGCAGGTAGTCAAAGGGGGTTGACTATTTGCCAATCTTTACTACGGGTGTTACTTGGTCAACGAGTCAATGTCCTGATTTTAGAAAAAGCCCTAACTTTGGATTTGGCTCATTTTGAAAACTCAGAGTTCTATGACAAAATCACCAATGCCCGACGGGAAGCGTCAATACGTCCCTTATCGTTAGTTAATCGCACCTTCGGCTTAGTACAGAATGCCCTTTCCTTGGTGACTTACGGCGTTTTGCTAGTGAATTTCTCACTTTGGGCTGTGGTGGCGTTAATTTTGGCAGCTATGCCTGCATTTATAGCAGAAACTAGATTTGCTGGCGAAGCCTTTCGTTTATTTAGTTGGCGTGCGCCAGAAACCCGCCAGCAACACTATATTGAGAACCTACTGGGTAGAGAAGATTTTGTCACTGAAGTCAAACTCTATCAACTGGGTGAGATGCTATTGGGAAGATATCACAATGTATTTAAACAACTATATGGCGAAGACAGAGATTTAACTGTGCGCCGGGGAATGTGGGGATATCTGCTAAGTTTGGTGAGTACGGCTGCTTTTTATGTCGCTTACGCCTGGATAGTCATAGAAACTGTTTTGGGCAAGATTTCCCTGGGAGATATGACGATGTATCTCACCGTCTTCCGTCAAGGACAGTCTACCTTTGCCAACGCCCTCACTTCCATTGGTGGGATGTATGAAGATAACTTGTATCTATCTAACCTGTACGAATTTTTAGAAGAGAAAGTAACTCAACCTTGGGGGAACGCCACCAGAGGTATCAAGCCCCAAGATGGTATTCGGTTTGAGAATGTCTCGTTTACTTACCCTGGGAGTTCTAAACCTGCATTACGCAATATATCCCTGCATTTAAAACCAGGGGAGAAATTAGCCATTGTGGGTGAGAATGGTTCTGGCAAGACTACTTTAATTAAACTACTTACCAGACTCTACACACCAGACTCTGGCAGGATTTTGTTAGATGGAGTGGACTTACAAGAATGGAACGTGGACGCATTACGCCGTCGGATAGGGGTGATTTTTCAAAACTTTGTCCGCTACCAGTTCACAGTAGGCGAGAATATTGGTGTGGGTGATGTGGAGAATCTTGGCGATACTAGCCTTTGGCAACTAGCAGCCCAGAAAGGTCTGGCGCAACAGTTTATTGAAAAATTACCCGAAAGTTTTCAGACGCAGTTGGGACGTTGGTTTAAGGGAGGACAGGAATTATCTGGTGGACAATGGCAAAAAATTGCCCTAGCCCGTGCTTTTATGCGGACTCAGGCTGATATTTTGGTCTTAGATGAACCGACATCAGCAATAGATGCCCAAGCTGAGTATGAGATTTTTAACCATTTTCGTGCAGTAACTCAAAATCAAATGGTCTTCCTAATTTCCCACCGCTTTTCGACTGTGAGGATGGCTGACAAAATTCTAGTGATTGAAAATGGAGAAGTGGTAGAACAGGGAACTCATGAGGAGTTACTGGTAGATGGTGGACGTTATGCAAGGCTATTTTTGTTACAGGCTGCGGGTTATCAGTAAGCAGGAGATTTTTTTCTCAACGCAAAGGAACGCTGAGGTAAGCGCGGAGGAACACGGAGAAGACTCTGCGTACCTCTGTCTTGAAAAGTTTGCTCAACGGGGGGAACCCCCGCACGCAACTTTTCGCTGCGCGTACTCTGCGACCCTCTGCGTTTAAAAAATGATTAGTGGGACTTATTTATGAAATTAATTTCTGAACCATCAATTCCTGTGAAAATCCAGAAGATGAAGGATAGAGTGCGCTGGAAGCATCCGAGTCTTGTGCAGCGAGGAGTTGACCAAACTAGTCTGGTCATAGACGATGGTCGGGATGATGACCCGGAATTTTCGTTTATGGTCATTGGTGATAGTGGTACAAAGCCACATTACGGACAACATCCCCAAAGAAAAGTTGCAGAGGTAATGCTGGCACATAAGGATGAGTGCCGTTTTGTCCTACACACTGGCGATGTAATTTATGTTGTGGGTTCTCATGAGTATTACCCGACCAATTTTATCGAACCTTACCGAGAATTTTTGGTTGGTGGTGAGAACCCCACACATATTGCTTACGATCGCATGACTTTTAATCTACCGTTTTTACCAGTCCTGGGCAATCACGACTATTATGATGTGCCTAAAATGTATCGCTGGTTGACTGGTAGCACTTTACGGTTACGGCGGATGCTACGTTATAAGGATTTTGAGATTGGTTGGCATGGTTCTAACCAAGGTGATGCTTATGCTAGAGCTTTTCTTGATTATCTAGCGGCGATCGCTCCAGAAGATTTATCTCGTCATTTAGATTTACATTACACAGGTAAAACTGATACGGGTCGCTGTCTGCGTTATGTACCGGGAATTTTTACCCGTGTGCCTCACCGTTATTATAGTTTCCGTTACGGCGGTATTGATTTTTTTGCCCTAGATTCTAATACTTGGAATGAACCTTCACCTTTACCCGCTACCCAAGACGGCGATATTTACCGCAGGGAGTTACAAAAGCGTCGCCAAGAAATAGACACCGAAGAAGTACAGATTTTAGCGCAGTGCGATCGTTTAAATCCAGACAAACCCGATGATGCAGAACAACTCGATGACCTCAGCGCCAAGTTAGACCAAATTAATGAAGTTAAAATCGACATTGAAAAACAACTTGCATCCCACAACACCCTAAACATAGACTTTGAACAATTAGACTGGTTGCGTCAGCGATTAATTGAATCTTGGAATACCAAGGAAGTGAGGGGAAGAATCCTCTTTTTCCACCATCCCCCCTACGTGACAGAGGCGACCAAGTGGAGTCAAGCGCAAACATTAGCTGTGCGTCACCGCTTACGTTGGGTACTCGACCAAGTTGCAGAAACCCTTGGTTCTTTAGTTAAGGAACGTCCCATAGTTGATGTCATTTTTAACGGTCACGCCCACTGTTTAGAACATCTTTGCACAGTTGATACAGGCTATGCCGACTCCCACATCAATTGTATTATTTCCGGTGGTAGTGGTCGCCGTCCCCGTCGTCAACGACCAGAAGGGACAGAATTAATGGAAATTTTTGGTGATTTTAATAGCCGTTCTTTACGGAAAGTTGCCGACTCACTCCTATATGTGGGACGCAGTGAACAAAATTCCCAAAAGCGACTAGCCTATTCTGGTGTGCGAGTCGATGTTAAAGATGGTCATCCACCTAAGTTTATTGTCAGACCTTTAGTAGCACAGAGAGTTGGGGAAGAATGGGGTCAGCATGAGTTGGATAGTTTTGTGATTTAACAAGGGGATAGGGTACAGGTGACAGGGAACAGAATTTTTAGATTGTGGCATTTTTTAGGAATTATTTGCGTAATTTTAGGATGTTGGCTGGTGGATGCTGGTGTGGCGACAGCCAGTCCTTCATCTGTGTATGAACAACGCGCCATTCATAGTCCTGATGGTATTGGCAAATATTACATGGGGCGCGAAATTGCCAAGTTCATGGGGCATACAGGTGCAGGTTGGTTAGAACGTCCCAGCCGGGAAGCCGAAGAACAGCCGAGTACGTTAATTAATAGTCTTAATTTACAAGCTGATGATGTCGTAGCAGATATTGGTGCGGGAACAGGTTACATTAGCTTACAAATTGCGCCTTTACTGACAGCAGGAAAAGTATTTGCTGTAGATATTCAGCCAGAAATGTTAGAAATTTTGGAGTTCCTCAAACAAGAGAAAAATATCACCAATGTTGAGCCTATTTTAGCAACATCAGATAATCCTCACCTTCCTCCAGACAGTGTAGATTTAGCGTTGATGGTGGATGCTTATCATGAATTTGAGTATCCGCGAGAAGTCATGCAAGGGATTGTCAACGCACTCAAACCCGGTGGTAGGGTGGTGTTGGTGGAGTACCGAGGTGAAAATCCTTTTATTATGATTAAACGTCTACACAAGATGACGCAAAAGCAAGTCCGTGAAGAAATGGCTACTGTTGGGTTAACATGGCGAGAAACTAAAAATGTATTACCTCAACAGCATTTAATGGTGTTTGAAAAATCTAATTTATAAAGTAATACAGTTCAGTTAAGGCTAGTTTATGTGGTAATATTGGCGGTTAATTATTCAGTTTGTAGTAAGAACTTTAGTTCTAAGAAAAGGGCTTTAGCCCTTACTACAAACTTATTTGTTTTTCACTTGGCTTTTTGCCTGTTCTAAAGCTATTTCTTTGATTGCCTGGTAAGAGTTGACGTTAGCAGTACCTTCGATAGCTTTCACTGCTAAATCTTGTACCTGTTTGAGAGCAGAATCTAACTGTTTAGATAAGTTTTGAAGGCGCGTGTCTTGATTACTAATTGTTTGTTCTAAAGATTGCAGCCTTTGTTCATAGAAACGTTTTTGCCCTTCCACTTCTTTGGCATATAAATCAGATTTAATTTTAGCTTGATAATGTGCAATACCTTTACCTTCTTCTGTGGCTTTCTTAATAGCTGCTTCTTTCTCTTTAGGAAATGCTTCTACCTTTGCTTTATACTCTTCAAATTGCTTTTCTCTTTCAGCAATTACCTTTTCTTGTTCCGTCCACTGTTTTTCTGCTTCTTGTTGAAACTCTTCTAATTGTTTATATAATACTTTTTGCTGCTGTTCATATTCATCGGTTGTCAATTTCCGCCCCAATTCTAAATCATACTTGTACTCTGCACTATCTCTCTGGCGGGTTTTGTTGAGATTTTCGTTACGTTCTTTGATTGTTTTTTGATATTCTTCTTGTTCTTTGTGCCAAGTAATTCTTTGTTCTAAAATTTCTTGTGAGAGGGCTTCATAGCGTTGATTATATTCATCTTGGTAAGTTTTGGCGTTCTCTTCATAGGAAGTGATGAGCGTGGTTAAAGTATCACCATCTACCTCTAAGTTATGTAATTGTTGTAATTGCTCAACTTCTGTTTCTACCGCTTCTCTAATCTCTGTTAACTTAGATGCTTGTGTTGTTAACTTTTCTGATAATTCATTGACTGCACTACCAAATCCTAACTGAATTTTTGCTAAACTCTCAATTGTATAATTCATTCTTTGTTGGATATTAGCAGACTGATTCATAGGTGGATTTGGCTCTGATTTGGGTTTTTCTTTATTAGTGGAGGAAATTTCTTTTGCTACTTGGCTAAGTTGAGACTTAAGTGTGGCGGCTTCTTTGTTTAAGTCTTCATAAGCTTGCAAAATTTCTGCTTTTGTGTTTTTGTCTGTTAATTTTTTCATTGCCATAATAACCTCTACTTACTTACACAATTGATTGCATATATCACAAAATAAATAATTATTTAGATGTAGAACTATCAAAAGCTCTCATGGCTAAATCTTGCGCTTGTTTCAATGTGGCTTGTAGTTGGGTAGAGATACTTTCAATTTGTTCAGTTTGTTTTTGAATAGTTTCTTCCAGAGATTTAATTTTTAATTCATAACTCTGCTTACTAGCTTCCCACTCTTTTTCAAATAAATCAGCTTCAATCTTTGCCTTCTGGCTGGTATCTTTAATTGCTTCTTCTCTGGCTTTTTTCACCGCTTCTTCCAACTCTGCGGGGAATGCAGTTACTTTTTGCTGATATTCAGTAAATAAGGTTTGACGTTCAACCGCGATTTTTTCTCTGTCAGACCAATCTTTTTCTTTCTGTTGCGTTCTTTCTTGAACTTCTCTTTCCAAGTTGCGTTTTTTAGACTCGTAAGTGTCTGTATTAAGTTTACAAGTCGTTTCTAATTTATATTGATATTCTTCTTGTTCTTGTTGACGCTCTTTAGCTAACAAATCATTGTATGCTTTGAGCGCTTCTTCATACTCTGCTTGTTCTTTTTGCCACTCTTTACGTTTAGTTGAGATTTCTTTTTCTAAAGTCTCCTGTTTACTAGCAGTATCCTGTTCTAGAGTTTTTAACTTTTCTTGGTGTTCTTGTGTCAAGATATCCAAGGCATCAGCAACTATTCTAATTCTTTTAAGTTCTTGTAAATGCTTACTTTCAATGTCTATCGCTTGGTTTAATTCATCTAATTTTGAGTTTTCTGTAGCTAATTTTTCAGCAAGAGTATTAATAGTACTACCAAATTCTAATTGTAAATCTGCTAAACCTTTGACGATGCTGTCAACAGTATAGGTAGAAGCTGCTGCTAAAATTTCTTGATTTTTTACCTTATCCGCTTCTTCTTGTTTTGTAGCGATTTTGGATTCTAGCTTTTTCTGTTCTGTGAGAATTTGTTGAAATGCCTGTATTAGTTGCTGCTTACTATCTTTGGGTGCAACTGTAGTCATATTTCAACTCCTTGAATAGATGATGATTATTTGAGTAACAAGCAATACCAAGGGCTAGCCTATGCACATATCAAGGTAGCCTCAAAATTAGCTTTTTAGGCGCAGTGGAAATACTGTAATCAAGCAATAAACATGACTTGGTGTGAACAATAGATATCACGCCAAGAATTTCATTGCTTATTTTTAGTATGCTGTTTTATTTTATAGTAATTTTGTACTATAAACATACTCAAATCAAGTAATGCCTGTCAACTGATTTTGCATTTAAATTGACTATTTTTCATAAAGCTCGAATCTGTAGACTTTTGGAATTTTGCGTTCCAGTGACCCCCATGTGGTGTATTTTAAATTTTGTGTAGAGCTATTTAACCATAGAAATTGTTGTCAGCGTGTAGCTAGAATGATTTATGGTATATTTGGCAGTGTTACATATATTACGTAGGCAATCATTCGCGATCGCCAGGATGTAAAGGTACGAGAAATCAACTCAATCACCATATTGATACAAACACAGGGCCTGAACTTTTGTGATATCAATGTACACAAGTGAATCGATTAAGTATTCGGCTAGAACAGAGATTGGACAAACCAGTCGGATTCTGGTAGTTGAAGATGAAGAACTCATCCAAGAAATGCTAGCAGTAGCACTGGAAGAGGAAGGTTATGGAGTCGTCACAGCGCCTGATGGACGTTCGGCTATAGAGTATCTCAAAAGTTTTGAACCTAACGGGGGGGATTTTCCCTTCGATTTGATTATTCTTGATTTGATGTTACCCCAAATCAATGGGCTGGATATCTGCCGCTTACTACGTCATCAAGGCAACCCAGTACCCATTTTAATGCTCAGTGCTAAGGGTAGCGAAACCGATCGCGTTTTAGGTTTAGAAGTAGGGGCAGATGACTACTTAACTAAACCCTTTAGTATGCGGGAATTAGTGGCACGTTGTCGTGCTTTACTCCGTCGTCAGCGCTTGAGTACGTTACCCCAACTACCAGTGCTGAAATTCAAAGATGTAACTTTGAATCCCCAAGAGTGTCGCGTATTGGTACGAGGACAAGAGGTAAATCTTTCACCCAAAGAGTTCCGCTTACTAGAGTTGTTCATGAGTTATGCCCGGCGGGTATGGTCGCGGGAACAATTGCTAGACCAGGTTTGGGGGCCGGATTTCGTCGGCGATAGCAAAACTGTGGATGTCCATATCCGTTGGTTGCGGGAAAAACTAGAACTAGACCCCAGTCATCCAGAATATATTGTGACTGTAAGAGGATTTGGATATCGATTCGGATAAGCTATTGAGATAGTTGTTAGTTTTTAATAATCACCCGCAACTAACAACTCTCTCCTCTGATGCTTTTATTGGGATTTCTTCTGGGTTTAGCGGTAGGCCTTGGGTTTTGGATTTGGCAACAGGTTCAATTAAACCGCTACCTGACGCAAGTCGCCCAACCTGCACATCGTAATTCTAAAATGAAGGTGGCGTTGCCGTTGCTTCCTAGTTTACGGCGAAAAATTGCCACCCTCAAGCAGCATGGGTATGATTTGCAACAGTCAGTCCAAACATACCAAGACATACTAGAAATTGCACCAGTCGGTTATTTACAAGTTGATGAAGAAAACCAACTGTTGTGGTGTAATCAACTAGCCAGAGAAATTCTCTATTTACAAAGATGGCAACCAGGGCAGGTGCGTTTGTTGCTAGAATTAGTGCGATCTTATGAACTTGACCGCTTAATTGAGCAAACACGCGATCGCCAAAAACCTCAAACTAAAGAATGGCTTTTCCATCCCTCCTGTGATAACGCGGCAGAAATGCCTACGATTAAATCCCTCATGTTACGGGCGTTTAGCCTACCCTTACCCAATGGGCAAGTCGGAGTTTTTCTAGAAAATCGCCAACCCCTACTAGATATGAATCAAGTGCGGGAACGTTCTTTCTCCGATTTAGCCCATGAATTACGCACACCTCTAACTTCAATTCGACTAGTAGTAGAAACCTTGCAAAATCGCCTAGAACCGCCTTTAAATCGCTGGGTAGACCGTTTGATGCAGGAAGTTGATAGGTTGGTGAACTTAGTGCAAAGTTGGCTAGAACTCACCCAGATGGAAGCTAACCCTACCATGCAACTACACATGGAAACGGTAGAATTGCGATCGCTAATTGCTTCCGTGTGGGAAACTTTGGAACCCCTGGCACAGCGTCAAAATTTGTCTATTTCTTATTCCGTCCCGGAAAAGTTGTTGATTAAAGCCGACTCAGCCAGGATTTATCAGGTATTCCTCAATCTATTCGATAACAGCATTAAGTACAGTTCGCCCAATAGTAATATTAGAATTGAAGCAGAAATATTACCGTTTAAGAAGAATTATGAAGATAATCCTCATCCGGCGATGTTAGAACTAAACCTGATCGATGCTGGTGAAGGCTTTGCAGATGAAGATTTACCCCACATTTTTGAGCGATTTTATCGGGGAGACAAAGCGCGTAAGCACACAGCTTTAGCAGATACTAATATTGTAGGTAATGGTTTAGGTTTAGCGATCGTCAGGCAGATTATCTTAGCACATGGTGGTTCCATCAAAGCGATGAACCATCCCCAAACAGGCGGTGCATGGATACAAATTCATATACCTGAAGTGGTGGCAAACTAATATAGCCAAGACTATAGTTAGAATTATCTTCACGTTTGAGAATACAAGTGTGAAAGCTGTCGTGTATAGCCCCAACTCGGAAAATCCTCAGTTAGCACGCGCCATAAGGCGCTTAGAACGGGATGTATTGCGCATGGGTGCTTTGGTAGAACAATCATTCCGCCTTAGCCACCAAGCTTTATTTTCCCGCAACTTAACAGCAGCCGAGGAACTTCCCCGCTTAGATAAAAAAATAGACCGTTTTTATAGACAAATAGAATCAGATTGTACATCAATCATGACCTTACAAGCACCATCAGCACAAGATTTGCGCTGTTTGAGTGCTTTTATGCAGCTAGTACGCGATTTAGAGCGTATTGGAGATTATGCTAAAGATTTAGCTGAAATAGCAGTCAAAATCTTTCCTTATCCACCCCACCCATCTCTACCAGAAATTGCCATTATGGCGCATCATGCCCAAGCCATGTTAGCAACTAGCTTAGTAGCTTTGGCTGATTTAGACGAAGCTGGTGGACGTAGTATTAAGCACTTAGATGATGCTGTAGATAATGCCTATGACCGAGTTTATCAAATGTTAGCCCAACAACGAGATGTGCAAGGTGTGGTTGAACCAATTATCCTTCTAGCTTTGGCAATTCGTTGTCTAGAACGGATGGCAGACCATGCAACTAACATCGGTCAACGAGTGGCATATATTGTTACTGGTCAGCGATCATAATTAAGCTGAAAATATTTTAGGCGATCGCCCCATCCCTTGTTAGGGGTGGGATTTTTTGTCATACATACTTATTACAGAAGTAGAACAAGTTAATTCTTTATTTATTAATTACTAATCTACTTAATATTTCATTCCATTTTTGTTTATGAACTTTTTGTATTTCATTATCTGATTCTACTAATTGAGAGTAGCCATCAATAAAATCTGTAATAGACATAATTAATCGTAAATAATATTTAATTGTATGGATAATTCCATTAAGGATTACTTGACATCCATGTTCATCTGCGATTTTTTTAACTAAGTGGTTAATTTTATCTGCTTCTGATTGCTTAATATCTTTTGAAGCGAATATATAATATCTACTAGGATTGTGTTTAATAATCTTGCTTTTAGCTCGATAAACTATTTGCAAAGTTATTTCTTGCCCATGTTTTACTTCTACAGCTTCAACAAGATGATTATTTTTATCAAAAATTTCAATATCTCCCGCCGTCTTAGAAGTTCTGTCAGAAGCAGTATGACTACCTAATTTTCTCAATTTACATGAATTATATCTAGAAACTTCTTTAACTAAGATTTCATAAATAGCATAGAAAGCAATTACTGGTAATTTTGAACCACCATAAGTTTTATAGTCATAATTAAAATGTTCATCTAAGGCATTAACTAAATTTTTTATATCTATTTTCTCAGGGTTTGTTAATTTAACGATTTCGACAGAACTATCATCTTTAGCCGACTTAATCAATTTTAAAAGTAGTTTTAATACTTCTTCGCATTTTTCAGGGTGTTTCTGTACAAAATCAATAATATTGAGAAATGCTGTTTTTAGAGACTTAGGTGTTATGTTGCCGTTGTAATTTAGAGTATAAGGATAAGGTTGTTCAAAAGAGCGAGTCAACCACCCACTTTCAGCCATTGCTGGTAAGCCTAATTCCGTCAGTGTAGGAGTAATGTATCTGGTATCTATACTTCTCCCTGAGAAACCACCTGGCATGTCAACTTGATGATATCTAATATCTTGAGATGGATGTAAAATTTTATGTACTAAAAGAGTAATCAATACCGTATGAACTGCTTTTCTTACAAAGCATTTTCGAGCAATT harbors:
- a CDS encoding ABC transporter ATP-binding protein — encoded protein: MKSKKRRNTLRQSLAVFRYSGRAINLVWTTSRSMTIILATLTLVAGLLPAAIAYIGKLIVDAVVTSSQVNSGGNGVVNIYQPLFYVGLEAIAVALLAGSQRGLTICQSLLRVLLGQRVNVLILEKALTLDLAHFENSEFYDKITNARREASIRPLSLVNRTFGLVQNALSLVTYGVLLVNFSLWAVVALILAAMPAFIAETRFAGEAFRLFSWRAPETRQQHYIENLLGREDFVTEVKLYQLGEMLLGRYHNVFKQLYGEDRDLTVRRGMWGYLLSLVSTAAFYVAYAWIVIETVLGKISLGDMTMYLTVFRQGQSTFANALTSIGGMYEDNLYLSNLYEFLEEKVTQPWGNATRGIKPQDGIRFENVSFTYPGSSKPALRNISLHLKPGEKLAIVGENGSGKTTLIKLLTRLYTPDSGRILLDGVDLQEWNVDALRRRIGVIFQNFVRYQFTVGENIGVGDVENLGDTSLWQLAAQKGLAQQFIEKLPESFQTQLGRWFKGGQELSGGQWQKIALARAFMRTQADILVLDEPTSAIDAQAEYEIFNHFRAVTQNQMVFLISHRFSTVRMADKILVIENGEVVEQGTHEELLVDGGRYARLFLLQAAGYQ
- a CDS encoding metallophosphoesterase family protein translates to MKLISEPSIPVKIQKMKDRVRWKHPSLVQRGVDQTSLVIDDGRDDDPEFSFMVIGDSGTKPHYGQHPQRKVAEVMLAHKDECRFVLHTGDVIYVVGSHEYYPTNFIEPYREFLVGGENPTHIAYDRMTFNLPFLPVLGNHDYYDVPKMYRWLTGSTLRLRRMLRYKDFEIGWHGSNQGDAYARAFLDYLAAIAPEDLSRHLDLHYTGKTDTGRCLRYVPGIFTRVPHRYYSFRYGGIDFFALDSNTWNEPSPLPATQDGDIYRRELQKRRQEIDTEEVQILAQCDRLNPDKPDDAEQLDDLSAKLDQINEVKIDIEKQLASHNTLNIDFEQLDWLRQRLIESWNTKEVRGRILFFHHPPYVTEATKWSQAQTLAVRHRLRWVLDQVAETLGSLVKERPIVDVIFNGHAHCLEHLCTVDTGYADSHINCIISGGSGRRPRRQRPEGTELMEIFGDFNSRSLRKVADSLLYVGRSEQNSQKRLAYSGVRVDVKDGHPPKFIVRPLVAQRVGEEWGQHELDSFVI
- a CDS encoding class I SAM-dependent methyltransferase, producing MLGCWLVDAGVATASPSSVYEQRAIHSPDGIGKYYMGREIAKFMGHTGAGWLERPSREAEEQPSTLINSLNLQADDVVADIGAGTGYISLQIAPLLTAGKVFAVDIQPEMLEILEFLKQEKNITNVEPILATSDNPHLPPDSVDLALMVDAYHEFEYPREVMQGIVNALKPGGRVVLVEYRGENPFIMIKRLHKMTQKQVREEMATVGLTWRETKNVLPQQHLMVFEKSNL
- a CDS encoding winged helix-turn-helix domain-containing protein, coding for MYTSESIKYSARTEIGQTSRILVVEDEELIQEMLAVALEEEGYGVVTAPDGRSAIEYLKSFEPNGGDFPFDLIILDLMLPQINGLDICRLLRHQGNPVPILMLSAKGSETDRVLGLEVGADDYLTKPFSMRELVARCRALLRRQRLSTLPQLPVLKFKDVTLNPQECRVLVRGQEVNLSPKEFRLLELFMSYARRVWSREQLLDQVWGPDFVGDSKTVDVHIRWLREKLELDPSHPEYIVTVRGFGYRFG
- a CDS encoding sensor histidine kinase; this translates as MLLLGFLLGLAVGLGFWIWQQVQLNRYLTQVAQPAHRNSKMKVALPLLPSLRRKIATLKQHGYDLQQSVQTYQDILEIAPVGYLQVDEENQLLWCNQLAREILYLQRWQPGQVRLLLELVRSYELDRLIEQTRDRQKPQTKEWLFHPSCDNAAEMPTIKSLMLRAFSLPLPNGQVGVFLENRQPLLDMNQVRERSFSDLAHELRTPLTSIRLVVETLQNRLEPPLNRWVDRLMQEVDRLVNLVQSWLELTQMEANPTMQLHMETVELRSLIASVWETLEPLAQRQNLSISYSVPEKLLIKADSARIYQVFLNLFDNSIKYSSPNSNIRIEAEILPFKKNYEDNPHPAMLELNLIDAGEGFADEDLPHIFERFYRGDKARKHTALADTNIVGNGLGLAIVRQIILAHGGSIKAMNHPQTGGAWIQIHIPEVVAN
- the phoU gene encoding phosphate signaling complex protein PhoU, with product MKAVVYSPNSENPQLARAIRRLERDVLRMGALVEQSFRLSHQALFSRNLTAAEELPRLDKKIDRFYRQIESDCTSIMTLQAPSAQDLRCLSAFMQLVRDLERIGDYAKDLAEIAVKIFPYPPHPSLPEIAIMAHHAQAMLATSLVALADLDEAGGRSIKHLDDAVDNAYDRVYQMLAQQRDVQGVVEPIILLALAIRCLERMADHATNIGQRVAYIVTGQRS